The Candidatus Margulisiibacteriota bacterium genome has a window encoding:
- a CDS encoding four helix bundle protein: protein MRYETFEDFPVYKMSVQLAKEINSLSLNIKNIGFNFLKDQIRRASSSIVLNIAEGAGKWGKKDKANYYRTSRGSCYECLAAIDLFEAYGLINTDKSTEIKDDLKEIANSLNALMSSIEKR from the coding sequence ATGCGCTATGAAACCTTTGAGGACTTTCCTGTTTATAAAATGAGCGTCCAGTTAGCCAAGGAGATCAATTCTTTATCCCTAAATATTAAAAACATAGGTTTTAATTTTCTAAAGGACCAAATCCGTCGGGCGTCGTCTTCTATTGTCCTTAATATAGCCGAAGGAGCAGGGAAGTGGGGGAAGAAAGACAAAGCTAATTATTATCGGACAAGCAGAGGATCGTGCTATGAGTGTTTAGCCGCAATCGATCTGTTTGAAGCTTATGGCCTTATAAATACGGATAAAAGCACTGAAATAAAAGACGATCTAAAAGAAATTGCCAATAGCCTCAATGCCTTAATGTCATCAATTGAAAAAA